The Streptomyces durmitorensis genome contains the following window.
ACGCCGCTGACGAACATCACCGCCGCCAGGCCCCACACCGGCAACGGCACCGCGAGCGCCGCCGAGGGCAACGCGAGTGGGAAGACGCAGAGGGTGCCCGCCAGCAGCAGGCGCCGCGGCTTCCACCGCATCATCAGGAACGCGCCGCCGACCGTGCCCGCACCGAACGCGCCGAGCGCCAGACCCCAGGGCCCCGCGCCGCCCAGTTCGTCCCTGGCGACCAGCGGGCCGAAGACGGCTTCGGCCGCGCCGACCACCGCCACCACCACGGAGAACTGCGCGACGATCGCCCACAGCCACGGCCGGCCGATGAACTCTCGCCAGCCTTCCCGCAGATCGGAGAGCAGTCCGCCGCCGGGCTCGCGCTTCGGGATGTGGCTGACGTCGAGGAACGACCGCAGGGCTCCGGCCGCCGCGAACGCCACCGCGTCCACGGCGAGCACCCAGCCGGGCCCGATCGCCGCGACCATCAGACCGCCGAGCGCGGCGCCGCCGAGGCCCGCGCCCTGCATCGCCATGCGGTAGAGGGCGAAGGCGCGGCTCGCCTGTTCGCCGCTGACGGTCGACATCAGCATGCCTTCGGCCGCCGGGCCGAAGAACGCCTGGCCGGTGCCGCCGAGCGCGGTGAGCAGCATCATCGACCACAGCGGGGGCGTGCCGGAGATGACGAGCACGGCGAAGACCGCCTGCGAGAGGCAGTTGAGCGCGTTCGCCGCGACCATCACATGGTGGCGCGGCAGCCGGTCGGCGACGGCGCCGCCGATGAGCAGGAAGAGCACCAGCGGCAGCGTGCGGGCCGCCGCCACCAGACCCACGTCCCCGCCGTCTCCGCCGGAGTCGAGCACAGCGAACGCCGCCGCGATCAGGGCGCCGTGGCTGCCCAGGTTGGTCACGATCGCGGCGGCGGTCAGCAGGCTGTAGTTGCGCCCTGCCCAGGCGGGGCGGCGCACGGCGGCGGGTTTGGTCACCAGGGGACTATCCCCGCCGGAACACCGACTTGCCAAACCGTTTCCGCCCGGGGCAGGACCCCGTCAGCGGCTCAGCGGCTCAGCGGCTCAGCGGCTCAGGACTCCTCGCCGTCGCCCTGCAGCCGTACCGTGCTGAGGATCTTCTTCACCGTGGCGTCCGGGATCTCGTCCTTCACGCCCTTCGCGCCGTACAGCGACCACGCGACGTACTCACCGTCGCTGTTCTTGAAGGAGAACGTCGTGGCCTTGCCGTCCGAGTCGCACTTGTCGTTCTTGGTGACGCCGGAGGTCGTGGAGGTCGCGACGCTGCCCTTGATGCCCGACGTGGTGGTGTACGACTCCACCTTGCCGACCTTGATCTTCTTCTTGTCGGCCTTCTTCTGGTCCGTGTAGCCGCCGAAGACCCACCACGCGGAGTCGTTGCGCGCGACGTCCTTGGTGTTCTTGGCGCCGTTCTGGCCCTTGGTGCCGACCGCGCCGAGGGCGGTGTCGTCCTTGGTGCCGTCCTTGTCGTCGTCCGAGGAGCACCACTTGGACTTGTAGTGCGCGGGCGCGGACATGCCGATGAGCGCGCTGCCGTCACCCTTCTCGCTGTCCTCGAAGCCGATGAAGGTGTCGGGGGTCGCCACCTCCCAGTCGGCCGGGACGTCGAAGGCTGTGCCCCACTTGGGGTTCACGACGACCTGCCAGCCCTCGATCGTCGGCTTCGGGCCCTTGCCCGTGCCGCGCTCGGTGCCGCCGTCGTCGGTGGGGCTCGGCTTCGGAGCCGCGGACTTGGCGGGAGTCTTCTTGTCCGGCTTGCCGTCCGCCTCGTCGTCCTTGTCACCACCGAGGACGAGGAAGCCCGTGACACCGGCGGCCACCACGACGGCGAGCGCCGCGACGATCGCGGTGATCTTTGTCTTGTTCCCGTCCCCGCCCTGCCCGCCGCCCGGCTGGGGCGGCATCGGCGGCGGAGTGGGCGCGGCCCACTGAGGCTGCTCCGGCTGCGAGTAGGCACCCGAGTGCGGCTGCTGCTGGTACCCCGGCTGCTGATACGGGTTCGGCTGCTGGTACCCCGGCTGCTGGTACGGGTTGGGATTCTGGTCCTGCGGGTTCTGCTCGCCCCCGGGCGGCTGCTGTCCTGGCCACATGGGCAGTAACCATAGAGGGGCCTGTGGCCTGATGTCATCGCTGCCCCCGCAGGGGGGCCGGCACATCGGGTCACAAGCCCCGTGGGCGTACGAAACGACTCAGGACTCCGTGGGGTCCCCGTGCAGACGCACCGTATTGAGGATCTTCATGATCGTCGCCTCGGGGATCTCGTCCTTGACGCCCTTCGCGCCGTAGAGGCTCCAGGCGACGTACTCACCCTCGGAGTTCTTGAAGCCGAAGGTGATCGCCTTGCCGTCCGAGTCGCACTTGCCGCTCTGCGGTGTGTTCGTCGAATGGGCGCGCGCGATGCTGCCCTTGATGCCGGTCTTCGTGGTGAACGGCTCGGCCTTCTTGGGGACGGTGAGGCTCTTCTTGTCCGGCTGCGTGTACCCGCCGTAGACCCACCACGGCACCTGGTTGACGGCGACCTCGTCGGTGCTCTTCGCGCCGTTCGCGCCCTTGGTGCCGACGGCGCCGAGGGCGGTGTCGTCCTTGGTGCCGTCCTTGTCGTCGTCGGAGGAGCACCACTTGGACTTGTAGTACGCGGGTGCGGACATGCCGATGAGCGTGCTGCCGTCACTCTTCTTGGTGTCCTCGAAGCCGATGAAGGTGCCGGGCGTCTCCACCTCCCAGTCGGCCGGGACGTCGAACGCCGTGCCCCACTTGGGGTTCACCACGACCTGCCAGCCCTTGACCACCGGCTTGGGGCCGTTGTCGTTGCCGCGCTCGCTCCCACCGCCGCCCGTCGCCGGGTCCGGCTTCTTGGGCGCGGACCTGGCGGGGGACTTGGACGGTTTCGCGTCCGCCTCGTCGTCCTTGTCGCCGCCGAGCACCAGGAAACCGGTGACACCGGCGGCCACCACGACCGCCGTCGCGGCGACGATGGCGACCAGCTTGGTCTTGTTGCCGCTGTCACCGCCGCCGCTGCCGCTGCCGCCGGGCGGTTGCGGCGTGACGCCCATGGGCGCGGTCGGCGCGCTCCACTGGCCCGGCTGCTGGCCCGGCCCCGGCTGCTGGTAGGGGTTCGGCTGCTGGTATCCCGGCTGCTGGTAGGGATTCGGCTGCTGGTACCCCGGCTGCTGGTACGGGTTGGGATTCTGGTCCTGCGGGTTCTGCTCGCCCCCGGGCGGCTGCTGTCCTGGCCACATGAGCAGCAACGATAGGTGACGGTGATCTACGTCGAGCGGGCTCCTGGCCAAAGAACGCTACTCGTGGGTAACATCCCGGCCATGAGCGCTGACCAGATGTCGATAGGCGAGATGCTCGCCGCAACCGTGCCGATGGCCCGGACCCTGAACCTCGAGTTCCGTGAGACCACGCCCGAGAAGGCCGTGGTCGCCCTGCCCGACCAGGCCGAGTACCACAACCACGTCGGCGGGCCGCACGCCGGCGCCATGTTCACGCTGGGGGAGTCGGCGAGCGGTGCGATCGTGCTCGCCGCGTTCGGGGACCAGCTCTCGCGGGCCGTGCCGCTCGCCGTGCGCGCCGACATCGCGTACAGGAAGCTCGCCATGGGGTCGGTGACCGCCACCGCGACCCTCGGCCGCCCGGCCGCCGAGGTCGTCGCCGAGCTGGACGCGGGACAGCGGCCCGAGTTCCCGGTGGCGATCGCGATCCAGCGCGAGGACGGCGCCGTGACCGGCGAGATGACGGTCGTGTGGACGCTGCGTCCCAATAACTGAGTCGCGCGGGGGCGTTCGCTTCCGTACGTTCATTGAACACAGCGGCGTCGCGTCGGCCGGGCCACGGGGGTCCCGACCGGCGCGGCGCCGTTCTTTCCGACTGCATCCCGCCGTTCCTGGCGGTCTTCTGTTCAACTCATTGACACGAGTCAGTAACCGCCATAGTTTTCCGCCGCCAGTGGGTCGACGTCATCTCATCAAGGGGAGTCGCCGCATGAGCCGCACGACAAGAACAGGTCGAAGCAGCGCGGGAAGACGCGGAGCGGGCCGGGCGCGGCGCGCCGCGTCCGCCTTCGTCGCCATGGCGGCAGCCGCCGCGGCGATGCTCACCCCGCACGCCGCGCAGGCCACCGGGCAGGCCACCGCGCAGGAGGACGCGCCCCGCACGGGCGGCGGCACGCTCGTCCGCACGGACGCGGGCTGGCTGCGCGGTGAAGCCACCGCCGAAGGGAGGCAGTTCCTCGGTATCCCGTACGCGCGGCAGCCCGTCGGCGCCCTGCGCTGGAAGGAGCCCAGGCCCGCCAAGTCCTGGCAGGGCGTGCGCGGTGCGACCTCCTTCGGCAACCGGTGTGTGCAGAGCGCGAGTTGGGACCCCGGGTACGAGAACCCCAGCCATACCGAGGACTGCCTCGACCTCAATGTCTACGCACCCGACGGGCAGCACAAGAAGCGTCCCGTCATGGTCTGGCTGCACGGCGGCGGGCTGACCGCGGGCGCGGGCGAGGACATCGTGCCCGACGCCTTCGCCCGGCGCACCGGCACCGTGGTCGTGACCGTCAACTACCGCCTCGGCGCGATGGGGTTCCTCGCCGGGCAGAGCCTCGACGGCGAGGCGTCCGACCGCGTCTCGGGCAATTACGGCATGCTCGACCAGCAGGCGGCCCTGCGCTGGGTGCGCGCCAACATCGGTTCGTTCGGCGGCGACCGGCAGCGCGTCACCATCGCGGGCGAGTCGGCCGGCGGCCGCTCCGTCTGCACCCAGCTCGCCTCGCCCACCGCCAAGGGCCTCTACCGCGCGGGCATCGTGCAGAGCGGCGCCTACGGGGACTGCGCGGCACGCGAGCGCGAGGAGGCGCTCACGCAGGGCGCGGCCTTCGCGAAGAAGGCGGGCTGTCCGGACGCGGCGACCGCTCTCGCCTGTCTGCGGAAGAAGCCCGCCGCTGACATCCTCGCGGCGCAGGCCGGGTTCGACTGGGGTCCGGTGGCGGGCGGCGACTTCCTGCCGGTCCAGCCCGAGGAGGCGTACCAGGACGGCAGCGCCTCCCGCGTGCCCGTCCTGAACGGGGCGAACAGCGACGAAGGGCGGCTCTTCGCCTACGGGCAGTTCGACGGACAGGGCAAGCCGCTCACCGAGGAGCAGTACCCGGGCGCGCTCACCCAGATGTACGGCGCGGACCTCGGCGCCAAGGTCCTGGAGCGCTATCCGGTGTCCGAGCACGCCTCGCCGACGCACGCGTACGCGGCCGCCCAGGGCGACATGATGTTCGCCTGCACGGCGCTGCGCATGGACCGCTCCCTCGCGGGACGCGGCCCCGTCTACGCCTATGAGTTCGCCGACCGCACCTCGCCGCCCTTCGCCTCGATCCGCGAGGCGGGCAAGACATTCGACTTCGGGGCGACCCACGTCAACGAAGTGCAGTACCTCTTCAAGCACTTCGGGCTGGCGACGCCGCTCAACGCCGAACAGCGGACTCTGGCGCGGCAGATGGTCCAGTACTGGGGCTCCTTCATCCACGGCGGTGCCCCGCGCGCCGACGGCCAGCCCACCGCGCCCGACCAGCGGACCCGGCCCGGCACGGTGCTCTCGCTGCGCACCGCGTCCGCGGGCGGCAACGAGCTGAGCACCGCTGTGGCCCGTGAGCACCGATGTGACCTGTGGGACCGCGAGGACCGCGAGGGTTCCGCCCCGGCCGACGCCGGGTGAGCGGGTAGGCTGCCCGGCGTGCGCGATCTTGGGGGGAACGCGCACGCCGGGTACAGGCACACCAGCACAGGAGGAACCGGCGTTGCACGTCCAGGAATGGCTGGAGACCGTACCGGCCGTCAGTATCTACGCGCTGGTCGGCGTGGTCATCGGTCTGGAGAGCCTGGGCATCCCGCTGCCCGGTGAGATCGTCCTCGTCTCGGCGGCGCTGCTCTCCTCGCAGCACGGCGAGCTCAACCCCGTCATCCTGGGGATCTGCGCCACCGCGGGCGCCATCATCGGCGACTCCATCGGGTACGCGATCGGACGCAAGGGCGGCCGGCCACTCCTGGCCCGCCTCGAACGGAAGTTTCCCAAGCACTTCAGCGCCGCGAACGTCGGCAGCGCCGAGCAGTCCTTCCAGAAGTGGGGCATGTGGGCGGTCTTCTTCGGCCGCTTCGTCGCCCTGCTCCGGATCTTCGCGGGGCCGCTGGCCGGCGTCCTTCGCATGCCGTACTGGAAGTTCCTCATCGCCAACGTCCTGGGCGGCATCGTCTGGGCGGGCGGCACCACGGCCGTCATCTACTACATCGGTGTCGTCGCCGAGGACTGGCTCAAGCGGTTCTCGTACTTCGGCCTTGCCATCGCCGTGCTGATCGGCGTCGGCTCCATGCTGCTCGTCAAGCGCCGCGCCAAGAAGTCGGCGGCGGCGCACTCCGAGGCGGAGGCCGAAAGCGGTGCGCTGACGGCGGCCGAGCCGGTTCCCGTCCCGGCCGCCGACTGAACGTCACTTGGCGTGGGCGTCCCGGTGGGCCTTGGCGAGCTCGACGTACATCGTGCCGTTGAGCGTGATGCCCGCGCGCTCCTCGTCGGTGAGCGGCCTGCGCACCTTGGCGGGCACGCCCGCGACGAGTGATCCTGGCGGCACGACCATCCCCTGCGGCACCAGCGCCTGCGCGGCCACCAGCGAACCGGCGCCGATCACCGCGCCGTTGAGGACCGTCGCACCCATGCCGATCAGGCAGTCGTCCTCGACCGTGCAGCCGTGCAGGACGGCGTTGTGGCCGACCGAGACCCGCTCGCCGATGGTCATCGGGAAGCCCAGGTCGACATGGAGGCTGCAGTTGTCCTGGATGTTGCTGTCGGCGCCCACGACGATGGGCCCGCCGTCCGCGCGGAGCACCGCCCCGTACCAGGCGCTCGCCCCGGCGTGCAGCGTCACCTCGCCGATGACGACCGAGGTGGGCGCGGTGAAGGCGTCCTGATCGATCTTCGGGTCCTTGCCGCCGATCCCGGTGACGAGTGCCTCGTGGCTCATCGGATTTCTCCATTCGTACGTGTCTCGCGCCTGGCGGAACCGTACGGGACGGCGGCGGGCGCGACGCCGTGTGGGGTGAAGATCACAGGGGTCCGGGGTCACCGGGCCGCTCGGGGCTGAGTAACGTGAGCGCGTGCCGAAGAACAGGAACACGTTCTCATCCGCGGTCGCCGCCTTGCGGCGCCGCGCGACCCAGCGCGCCGTCCACGCGGGCTGGGCGTGGGTGCAGCGCACGGGCGCCGTCACCGCGCAGCGGCCGGGGCGGCTGCGGTTCGGCGCCATCGGCCAGGACACGAAGCTCGCCTTCCCGCTGGGGACCGTCTTCGGTGAGCCCTGGATCCGCATCGGGGACCACTGCATCATCGGCGAGCAGGTCACCCTCACCGCCGGGATGATGCCCGACCTGGACCTAGGCCCCGACCCGATCCTGCGCATCGGCAACGGCGTCGTGCTCGGCCGCGGCAGCCATGTCATCGCCGACACGACGGTGACGATCGGCGACGACTGCTACTTCGGGCCCACGGTGTACGTGACGTCCACGAACCACTCGTACGACGATCCCCACACGCCCATCGGCAAGCAGTGGCCGCGCATGGAGCCCGTCGAGATCGGCCCCGGCTGCTGGATCGGCACGAACGCGGTGATCCTGCCGGGGGCGAGGCTCGGTCGCAATGTCGTGGTCGCGGCGGGTGCGGTCGTCCGCGGCGATGTTCCCGACCACGCTGTGGTGGCCGGGGCGCCTGCGCGCGTGGTGCGGCGCTGGGACGCGGAGGCCGGGTGGCAGCCGCCGTTGCGTACGCCTGCGCCTGTTCCCATTCCTGACGGGGTCACGCCGGAACAGTTGCTTGCTCTGGGGGAGTTGGAGGGGTAGTCGCCCTCGTTTGCGTCTGCGGGTGCGTGGGGGCTTGTCGCGCAGTTCCCCGCGCCCCTTCGGGGCGCTCCTCCGCGGGGCCTTGCTCAGCTGGCCAGCAGTACCGTGCCCACCAGGGCCAGGCCCGCGCCCGCTGCCTGGATCCCGCGCAGGCGTTCCTTCAGTACCGCGCGTGCCGCGAGTGCGGTGATGACCGGGTAGGTCGAGGAGAGCACCGCGGCCAGGGTGACCGGGCCGTTCTGGGCGGCCATCGAGTACGTGCCGTTGGCCGCGACGTCGGCCAGGCCGACGAAGGCGAGCGCCGGGAGCGCCGCCCAGAGCACGCCCATGCCCGCCCCCTCGGGGAGTGCGGCGCCGCCCCGCTGCACGGAGACGAACAGCGCGGCCCCGCCCGCGGCCACGTTCGTCACGCGCTGCACGAACAGGGCGAGGAACAGGCCGGTGAGGTTGCTCGACGCCTCGGCGATCAGGGCGAGGACCGCGCCGAAGCCGAAGGCCGCGAGCAGGGTGAGCAGGACCGCCTGGCGCTGCACGGGGGCGCCGCGCAGCTCGGGGCCGCCCGCGAGCACGATGCCCACGATGGCGACGGTGAGCCCGGCGAACTGCGGGACTCCCGGCCGCTCGCCCAGGAAGAGACCCACCGCCACCGGTACGACGACACCCACGGAGGCGAGCGGTGAGACGACGCTCATCGGGCCGATGGCCAGGGCCTTGTAGAAGGCGAGCATCGCCACCGGGCCGAGGAGTCCCGCGGCCACCGCGAACCACAGCTGCGGCCCCCACTCCGTCCAGCCTCCCGTGGCGACCACGATCACGCCGAGGACGATCACGGCGATGGTCTGCGAGGCGACGACCACGGTGAGCGCGGGGATGCGCCGGGTCAGCAGTCCGCCGCCGAAGTCGGCAAGCCCGTACATCAGGCTGGTAGCCAGGGCGAACAGTGCTGTCATCGGAGATCCTCGCAGTACAGTGTGGTGAACCATTAAGTGCACCACACCGTAGTTCAATATCCTGAACTCTGTCATCCAAAATATTGGACGGAATGTGTCGGACCTCGACCAGCTCACTCAGTCGCTCGCGCGCAACCTCAAGCGCTGGCGCTCGGAACGCGGCTTCACGCTCGACGCGCTCGCGGCCCGCGCGGGCGTCAGCCGCGGCATGATCATCCAGATCGAGCAGGCCAGGACCAACCCCAGCGTCGGCATCACCGTGAAGCTCGCCGACGCCCTGGGCGTCAGCATCACCACCCTCCTCGACTACGAGCAGGGCTCGCATGTCCGGCTCGTGCCGCCCGAGCAGGCGGTGCGGATGTGGTCCACGGAGGCGGGCAGCAGTACGACGCTCCTCGTCGGGGCCGAGGCGCGCGGGCCCTTCGAGCTGTGGGCGTGGAAGCTGATGCCCGGTGAGGGCAGCGACTCCGACGCGCACCCGCCGGGGACCATCGAGCTGCTGCACGTCACGGCGGGTGAGCTGACGCTCCTCGTGGACGGAGTGGAGCATCTGGTGGCCGCGGGGTCGTCCGCGACGTTCGAGGCGAACGTGCCGCACGGCTATCACAACAAGGGCGCCGAGCCGGTCGAGCTGACCATGTCGGTGTCCGTTCCGCCCGCGCACGCCTCGTCCTACTGAGCCGTACGAAGGTGCACCGAGCCGTACCGGCGCCCGCGCAGTGAGACGCCAAGGCCCGTGGCCAGGACGCCTGTTAGCGTGCGGGCCATGCGTGCACCCATGGGAGATTTCGACGACGTCCGCTCCGCGCCCGAGGCCCTCGACCTCCTGGTCGGGCCCGTCGCCGACGCCGTGCGCGGCTGGAGCGGGACCGCACCGGCCGAGCAGATCCTGTACGTCGACACCGACCCGCAGTGGGCCGACACCGCCACCTTCGTGGAGCACTACGGCCAGGACATCCTGGAGCAGTCCGCGAACTGCGTCGTCGTCGCGGGCAAGCGCGGCGGCGAGGCCTCGCTCGCCGCGTGTCTGGTCCTCTCCACGACCCGCGTCGACGTGAACGGCGTCGTGCGCCGCCAACTCGGCGCCCGCAAGGCCTCGTTCGCACCCATGGACACGGCGACCGGCGAGACGGGCATGGAGTACGGCGGCATCACCCCGATCGGCCTGCCCGCCGACTGGCCGCTGCTCGTGGACGCCGCCGTCGTCGACCTGCCGTACGTCCTGATCGGCAGCGGCCGCCGCAGGGGCAAGCTCATCGTGCCGGGCAAGGCCTTCGCCGAGCTGCCGGGCGCCGTGGTGCTCGAAGGGCTCGGCGTCGCCTGAGGGGCCCGACGCGGCGGGCGGGGCTCACCCGCCGCTCACCGGCAGACGCCCTCCGCGCACAGCCGGGCGATGTCGTCCGGGCCGCGCCCCAGCTCCCCGAGGATCCGCTCGGTGTGCTCGCCCGCGGCCGGCACCGGATCCATGCGCGGGTCCACGCCGCTCAGGTTCGCGGGCGGCACCAGCGCCTGCACGGGGGACGGGCTGCCCGGGATCGAGACCTCCCGCCAGCGGTCACGTTCGCGGAGCG
Protein-coding sequences here:
- a CDS encoding acyltransferase, whose translation is MPKNRNTFSSAVAALRRRATQRAVHAGWAWVQRTGAVTAQRPGRLRFGAIGQDTKLAFPLGTVFGEPWIRIGDHCIIGEQVTLTAGMMPDLDLGPDPILRIGNGVVLGRGSHVIADTTVTIGDDCYFGPTVYVTSTNHSYDDPHTPIGKQWPRMEPVEIGPGCWIGTNAVILPGARLGRNVVVAAGAVVRGDVPDHAVVAGAPARVVRRWDAEAGWQPPLRTPAPVPIPDGVTPEQLLALGELEG
- a CDS encoding DedA family protein; amino-acid sequence: MHVQEWLETVPAVSIYALVGVVIGLESLGIPLPGEIVLVSAALLSSQHGELNPVILGICATAGAIIGDSIGYAIGRKGGRPLLARLERKFPKHFSAANVGSAEQSFQKWGMWAVFFGRFVALLRIFAGPLAGVLRMPYWKFLIANVLGGIVWAGGTTAVIYYIGVVAEDWLKRFSYFGLAIAVLIGVGSMLLVKRRAKKSAAAHSEAEAESGALTAAEPVPVPAAD
- a CDS encoding DUF4442 domain-containing protein, translating into MSADQMSIGEMLAATVPMARTLNLEFRETTPEKAVVALPDQAEYHNHVGGPHAGAMFTLGESASGAIVLAAFGDQLSRAVPLAVRADIAYRKLAMGSVTATATLGRPAAEVVAELDAGQRPEFPVAIAIQREDGAVTGEMTVVWTLRPNN
- a CDS encoding helix-turn-helix domain-containing protein is translated as MSDLDQLTQSLARNLKRWRSERGFTLDALAARAGVSRGMIIQIEQARTNPSVGITVKLADALGVSITTLLDYEQGSHVRLVPPEQAVRMWSTEAGSSTTLLVGAEARGPFELWAWKLMPGEGSDSDAHPPGTIELLHVTAGELTLLVDGVEHLVAAGSSATFEANVPHGYHNKGAEPVELTMSVSVPPAHASSY
- a CDS encoding DMT family transporter; the encoded protein is MTALFALATSLMYGLADFGGGLLTRRIPALTVVVASQTIAVIVLGVIVVATGGWTEWGPQLWFAVAAGLLGPVAMLAFYKALAIGPMSVVSPLASVGVVVPVAVGLFLGERPGVPQFAGLTVAIVGIVLAGGPELRGAPVQRQAVLLTLLAAFGFGAVLALIAEASSNLTGLFLALFVQRVTNVAAGGAALFVSVQRGGAALPEGAGMGVLWAALPALAFVGLADVAANGTYSMAAQNGPVTLAAVLSSTYPVITALAARAVLKERLRGIQAAGAGLALVGTVLLAS
- a CDS encoding MFS transporter; translated protein: MVTKPAAVRRPAWAGRNYSLLTAAAIVTNLGSHGALIAAAFAVLDSGGDGGDVGLVAAARTLPLVLFLLIGGAVADRLPRHHVMVAANALNCLSQAVFAVLVISGTPPLWSMMLLTALGGTGQAFFGPAAEGMLMSTVSGEQASRAFALYRMAMQGAGLGGAALGGLMVAAIGPGWVLAVDAVAFAAAGALRSFLDVSHIPKREPGGGLLSDLREGWREFIGRPWLWAIVAQFSVVVAVVGAAEAVFGPLVARDELGGAGPWGLALGAFGAGTVGGAFLMMRWKPRRLLLAGTLCVFPLALPSAALAVPLPVWGLAAVMFVSGVAIEVFGVSWMTTMHQEIPEEKLSRVAAYDWFGSIAMVPLATALAGPAELAFGRSASLWGCAALVVLVTALVLFVPDVRNLTRRTASKEVAKAAALPPPGPPLGTSADAEGPAGRLG
- a CDS encoding YbaK/EbsC family protein, whose amino-acid sequence is MRAPMGDFDDVRSAPEALDLLVGPVADAVRGWSGTAPAEQILYVDTDPQWADTATFVEHYGQDILEQSANCVVVAGKRGGEASLAACLVLSTTRVDVNGVVRRQLGARKASFAPMDTATGETGMEYGGITPIGLPADWPLLVDAAVVDLPYVLIGSGRRRGKLIVPGKAFAELPGAVVLEGLGVA
- a CDS encoding gamma carbonic anhydrase family protein, giving the protein MSHEALVTGIGGKDPKIDQDAFTAPTSVVIGEVTLHAGASAWYGAVLRADGGPIVVGADSNIQDNCSLHVDLGFPMTIGERVSVGHNAVLHGCTVEDDCLIGMGATVLNGAVIGAGSLVAAQALVPQGMVVPPGSLVAGVPAKVRRPLTDEERAGITLNGTMYVELAKAHRDAHAK
- a CDS encoding carboxylesterase/lipase family protein; translation: MSRTTRTGRSSAGRRGAGRARRAASAFVAMAAAAAAMLTPHAAQATGQATAQEDAPRTGGGTLVRTDAGWLRGEATAEGRQFLGIPYARQPVGALRWKEPRPAKSWQGVRGATSFGNRCVQSASWDPGYENPSHTEDCLDLNVYAPDGQHKKRPVMVWLHGGGLTAGAGEDIVPDAFARRTGTVVVTVNYRLGAMGFLAGQSLDGEASDRVSGNYGMLDQQAALRWVRANIGSFGGDRQRVTIAGESAGGRSVCTQLASPTAKGLYRAGIVQSGAYGDCAAREREEALTQGAAFAKKAGCPDAATALACLRKKPAADILAAQAGFDWGPVAGGDFLPVQPEEAYQDGSASRVPVLNGANSDEGRLFAYGQFDGQGKPLTEEQYPGALTQMYGADLGAKVLERYPVSEHASPTHAYAAAQGDMMFACTALRMDRSLAGRGPVYAYEFADRTSPPFASIREAGKTFDFGATHVNEVQYLFKHFGLATPLNAEQRTLARQMVQYWGSFIHGGAPRADGQPTAPDQRTRPGTVLSLRTASAGGNELSTAVAREHRCDLWDREDREGSAPADAG